From Anaerotignum faecicola:
GTACGCTGTACGCATTTTTAAAAATATTGGAGCTGATAAGCATTTCCAGCTTCTGTGTGGGCGCATCCAGATGCTCACAGGTTCTGGAAACCGCCAGTGCCAGTGCAACGGGCTCGGTACAGCCCATACTGGGTTTCATTTCTGCTTTGATTGCGTCAAATACTAAATTCATATCCATAATTCTTCCTCCTATATCTCCCAATCATTTTATTTTTTCCTTCTGCGGATATATAGAGCAAGAATCGTGCCAAAAAGAAAACCGCCTGTTTTCGGCGGTTTTTTTGTTCTGTTTTCTCATATATGAGAATCAAAATTCATCCTTATCGGTTTGTTCTTTTTCCTGTACGTCATTCAGGAACAGATTCCTTTTTCTGTCTGCATTACAACAAAAAATCTCCTATTTTCTGCCGAAAATACAGGTACAATTTTTATATACAAAAATTTCTCATTTCTGATAACAGTTCTCATTTTTAAGAATTATAATAAATCATATTTTTTCAGCTTACGGTACAGCGTTGCACGGCTGATTTTCAAATTTTCTGCCAGCTGATTTTTTTCCTCCAGCGTTGCGCCCTTCTTCACCATGCTGCTCAGCACGCGCTTTTCATAGTCCTCCACAATTTCATCCAGAGACCAATCCTCAAAGCCCTTGCCGGAGCGCATCACGATATGGTCGGGCAAATCCGAAAGCTGAATGATTTCTCCCTCTGCAATATTTTCCAGATATTCAATAATATTTTTCATTTCACGCACATTCCCCGGCCAGTCATAGCTTGTCAGCGTCTGCAGCGCCTCAGGAGAAACGCCGCGCATGCTCTTTCCCAGCTTCTGATTATAGTACGCAATGTAATACTCTATCAGCGCAGGCAAATCCTCCTTACGCTTGCGCAGGGGTGGTAGCTCAATGGGGATAATGTTTAGCCGATAATACAAATCCTCGCGGAACGCCCCCTCCTCCACCATCTGCTCGATGTTTTTATTCGTCGCACAAATCACGCGGATATCAATGGGAATCGGTTTCGTGCCGCCAATCCGTTCCACCACGCTTTCCTGCAGCACGCGCAGCAGCTTTGTCTGCACAGGCAGAGGCATGTCCCCGATTTCGTCCAGAAAAATCGTACTGCCATGCGCCAGCTCAAATTTTCCGATAGAGCCATGCTTTTTCGCCCCTGTGAACGCGCCCTCCTCGTAGCCGAATAATTCGCTTTCAACCAGATTTTCGGGAATCGCTGCACAGTTAATAGAAATCATCAGCTTATCACGGCGGTCACTCAGGGCATGAATCATCTTCGCCATAATCTCCTTCCCCGTACCGCTTTCACCGCGCAGAAAAACGGTCGAATTCGATTTTGCGACCTTCTTGCCAATCCGAATGGCTTCCTTCATTTTCTGGCTGTCCCCAACGAAGGACCATCCCTTTTCCGCATCATGCACTACCTGCAGCTGCTGCTCCAGACGCTCCTTCGCCTCGTCCGTATACAGCTTGCTTTCCAACAGGACAGACATATATTTCAGAAATTCCTCCATCTGCCCTCTGTTTTCCAGAAGGTTTTTTCGTTCCCCCTCGCTGAAGGCAATGATGGAAATGATACCGACCACAGCCCCCTCCTTGAAAATAGGATAGGCAACATTCGCAAGCTCTCTACAGGTTGTGCGCTTTTCGCAGCCCTTGCAATTCAAATCCGCCATGCTGTCCATAATACTGCCGCTCTCGCCGGAAACCAGAATATGATGAAAAAAATTCGCGTGAGTCACAGTTTCGCCAATCTCGTCCGCATAAATGCCTGTTCCAGCCACACGAACCAATTCATTATCCACAATCGTAACATCTACATCCAGAATGGACGCAATCGCCTTCACATACGCCTGAATAAAGGATTGTATCTTCATCAAAGCCGTCATATTGCTTCCCCCTTTCAAAAAAAGCCTTAGACCCAAAGGGGTCTGCAAGACTCCTGAAAATCTAAGGCTCCGTTCTCATTTTATATTGTCAATCATTCCACGTTTTTTTCTTCATGGAAATTCTTTTCCGCTCTATGCTCATTCAGCACAACCTGCGCAATATTCATTGCATGGTCGGAAACACGTTCCAGATTCCCCAGAAGGTCGATGAAGTGAATCCCGGCGTTAACACTGCATTCCGCATTGGACAGACGCTCGATATGCCCTGCGCGCAGCTTCTTTTCCATCGCATCAACCTGATCCTCTAAGAAGGAGGTCTTTACGGCATAGGTGATATCGTCCAGCTCCAACGCCTTCACCGCATTGTCGTATGCCCCCAGTGTTGTAGTGGACATTTCGTTCAGCTCCTCCAAAGCCGTATCGGAGAAGGAAATCCCCTCCTGCTTCATTTCTTCCGCCAATTCCACGATATTTTCCGCATGGTCGCCCACACGCTCCATGTCGCTGACTGTGTTGAGCAAGGAGGTTACCATTTCATTATCCTTATCGCTCAGATGCAGCATACACAAATCAATCAGATACTTGGAAATATTATCACAAAGCTTATCAATGACAAACTCTCTCTGCTTTACATCTGCCATCTTTTCCTCATCGTGGTCAGAAAGCGTAGAGAGTGCCAAGGAAAGGTTCTCTCTCGCAATACGCCCCATGCGGATGGTTTCCAGCTTTGCGCCCTCTACCGCAACAGAAGGAGTGGACATCATACGCTTGTCCAGATGCACCAGCTCTGCCTCGTCGCTCTTTGTTTCCACCGCCTTGAGGCCGTTTACCTTCATGGCAAATTTGATGATATAGCCGCTGAAGGGCATCAGGATAATCGTTGTACCCACGTTGAAAACCGTATGGATAAAGGAAATCTGCGTCATATTGATAATGCCCTCGCCATAGGAAGGGTCCAGTCTCGCAAACAGAAACATTGCAAGAATACTGAAAATAATCGTACCCGCAATATTGAAGGTCAGATGCATCGTACCAACGCATTTTGCATTTTTGCTTGCACCGACAGAGCTCAAAATTGCAGTCACGCAGGTACCGATATTCTGCCCCATGATAATGAATACTGCCGCATTCGTAGGAACCAGCCCTGCGGATGCCAGAGAGAGCAGGATACCCTGTGATGCAGAGGAGCTCTGGATAATCGCCGTTACGCCTGCGCCGACCAGAATCCCCAGAAAAGGATTAGAGCCCATAGAAATAAAGGCTGTCTTAAATACCTCGGATTCTCTCAGGGGATAAACCGCATCAGACATGGTATTCATACCGATAAAAAGGATACCAAACCCAATGATGATACCGGCTACATCCTTGCTTTGCTGCCTTTTCCCCACCAGCGTTATGATTACGCCGACCATAACTGCGATTGGTGCCAGTGTAGAGGGGCTGAACATTTTTGCCCATTCACCTGCGGAAACCAACCAACCCGTGATGGTTGTACCGATATTCGCACCCATGATAACGCTGATTGCCTGTGTCAGATTCATCAGCCCTGCGTTTACAAAGCCGACAACCATAACCGTTGTGGCAGAGGAGCTTTGGATAATCGCCGTAACCAATGCACCCAGCGCAATGCCCATCAGCTTATTCTGCGTCAGCACTTCAAGAATCTTCTTCATTTTGGAGCCGGCAGCGTGCTGTAAGCCATCCGCCATGATGTTCATGCCATAAATGAACATCGCCAGACCACCAATAAAGGGAATTACTATAGAACTCATTTTTTCCTCCGTTTTTTCTTCGATTCGATTGTAAATTTTTCCTAAAAACCATGTAAAATCTTTGTTTTACATCCTGAATAATGATATCATAAACAATAGACAGCCGCAATGAAAAATCA
This genomic window contains:
- a CDS encoding sigma-54 interaction domain-containing protein; amino-acid sequence: MTALMKIQSFIQAYVKAIASILDVDVTIVDNELVRVAGTGIYADEIGETVTHANFFHHILVSGESGSIMDSMADLNCKGCEKRTTCRELANVAYPIFKEGAVVGIISIIAFSEGERKNLLENRGQMEEFLKYMSVLLESKLYTDEAKERLEQQLQVVHDAEKGWSFVGDSQKMKEAIRIGKKVAKSNSTVFLRGESGTGKEIMAKMIHALSDRRDKLMISINCAAIPENLVESELFGYEEGAFTGAKKHGSIGKFELAHGSTIFLDEIGDMPLPVQTKLLRVLQESVVERIGGTKPIPIDIRVICATNKNIEQMVEEGAFREDLYYRLNIIPIELPPLRKRKEDLPALIEYYIAYYNQKLGKSMRGVSPEALQTLTSYDWPGNVREMKNIIEYLENIAEGEIIQLSDLPDHIVMRSGKGFEDWSLDEIVEDYEKRVLSSMVKKGATLEEKNQLAENLKISRATLYRKLKKYDLL
- a CDS encoding Na/Pi cotransporter family protein, giving the protein MSSIVIPFIGGLAMFIYGMNIMADGLQHAAGSKMKKILEVLTQNKLMGIALGALVTAIIQSSSATTVMVVGFVNAGLMNLTQAISVIMGANIGTTITGWLVSAGEWAKMFSPSTLAPIAVMVGVIITLVGKRQQSKDVAGIIIGFGILFIGMNTMSDAVYPLRESEVFKTAFISMGSNPFLGILVGAGVTAIIQSSSASQGILLSLASAGLVPTNAAVFIIMGQNIGTCVTAILSSVGASKNAKCVGTMHLTFNIAGTIIFSILAMFLFARLDPSYGEGIINMTQISFIHTVFNVGTTIILMPFSGYIIKFAMKVNGLKAVETKSDEAELVHLDKRMMSTPSVAVEGAKLETIRMGRIARENLSLALSTLSDHDEEKMADVKQREFVIDKLCDNISKYLIDLCMLHLSDKDNEMVTSLLNTVSDMERVGDHAENIVELAEEMKQEGISFSDTALEELNEMSTTTLGAYDNAVKALELDDITYAVKTSFLEDQVDAMEKKLRAGHIERLSNAECSVNAGIHFIDLLGNLERVSDHAMNIAQVVLNEHRAEKNFHEEKNVE